A single genomic interval of Saccharothrix saharensis harbors:
- a CDS encoding response regulator transcription factor yields MTIPVQRAADPREAAVSNLREARMALDEGRPGDALEFAEKAVAAFSWLDDAEGVAHSVLAQSVALGKRGLLPGALDTIDRVQAIAAANRHVGLQAWCSFSQAVVELRLDSRERSLHSLARALGLAELTKDVELIGSILYEQATVLRTQYHEHCMVRSPASRCSPDGEPCTRKLRRAEALCAQVRDRWKHLDQPLRMARLNLLLTHVRLDLGEVDRALRSCRRADQLLTGQDRPVLRAELLMARARISGARGRCDEQVRQLTRAAELAMGVLAREVAVRAHGALSQAYERAGKLEPALRHARSQLEQYRLWELQEGRDLLRMREHDLSARLVDQLAERTVGLRRDTRSAPDPLRSSATAEQDNRRIARALRAGLTRRGIEVLRRVAAGESTAAIAAELSLSPKTVQNHLQRIYRTLDVRDRAGAAVWWVDLEDEARARAVVD; encoded by the coding sequence ATGACGATTCCCGTCCAGCGAGCGGCCGACCCGCGCGAAGCCGCGGTGTCCAACCTGCGCGAGGCGCGGATGGCGTTGGACGAGGGCCGCCCGGGCGACGCGCTGGAGTTCGCCGAGAAGGCCGTGGCCGCGTTCTCGTGGCTGGACGACGCCGAGGGCGTGGCGCACAGCGTGCTGGCGCAGTCCGTGGCGCTGGGCAAGCGCGGGCTGCTGCCGGGCGCGCTGGACACCATCGACCGGGTGCAGGCCATCGCGGCGGCCAACCGGCACGTCGGGCTCCAGGCGTGGTGCAGCTTCTCGCAGGCCGTGGTGGAGCTGCGGCTGGACTCGCGGGAGCGGTCGCTGCACTCGCTGGCCCGCGCCCTGGGCCTGGCCGAGCTGACCAAGGACGTCGAGCTGATCGGCTCGATCCTGTACGAGCAGGCCACCGTGCTGCGCACGCAGTACCACGAGCACTGCATGGTGCGCTCGCCGGCGAGCCGGTGCAGCCCGGACGGGGAGCCGTGCACGCGCAAGCTGCGCCGCGCGGAGGCGCTGTGCGCGCAGGTCCGCGACCGGTGGAAGCACCTGGACCAGCCGTTGCGGATGGCCCGGCTGAACCTGCTGCTCACGCACGTGCGGCTGGACCTGGGCGAGGTGGACCGGGCGCTGCGCTCGTGCCGGCGGGCCGACCAGCTGCTGACCGGGCAGGACCGGCCCGTGCTGCGGGCCGAGCTGCTGATGGCGCGGGCCCGGATCAGCGGCGCCCGCGGCCGGTGCGACGAGCAGGTGCGGCAGCTGACCCGGGCGGCGGAGCTGGCGATGGGCGTGCTGGCCCGTGAGGTCGCGGTGCGGGCGCACGGCGCGTTGAGCCAGGCCTACGAGCGGGCCGGGAAGCTGGAACCGGCGCTGCGACACGCCCGGTCTCAATTGGAGCAGTACCGGCTGTGGGAGCTGCAGGAAGGTCGGGACCTGCTGCGGATGCGGGAGCACGACCTGTCCGCCCGGCTGGTCGACCAGTTGGCCGAGCGCACGGTCGGGCTGCGCCGCGACACCCGGTCGGCGCCGGACCCGCTGCGCAGCTCGGCCACCGCGGAGCAGGACAACCGGCGCATCGCGCGGGCGCTGCGGGCCGGGCTGACCCGGCGCGGCATCGAGGTGCTACGTCGGGTCGCCGCAGGTGAGAGCACCGCCGCCATCGCGGCCGAGCTGTCGTTGTCGCCGAAGACCGTGCAGAACCACCTCCAGCGCATCTACCGGACCCTCGACGTGCGCGACCGCGCGGGGGCGGCGGTGTGGTGGGTCGACCTGGAGGACGAGGCACGGGCACGCGCGGTGGTCGACTGA